From Pagrus major chromosome 6, Pma_NU_1.0, one genomic window encodes:
- the LOC140997745 gene encoding anti-Muellerian hormone type-2 receptor-like: MTMILQQWWLILAVECICVCVSSQSFPQKRRCVFQVIPQNNKYTTVGNVSGSVQLCENTECCVGYYAVIDGQLKAEVLACDIVEKSCPDATCKAQMRDKGRFIKCACNTDLCNSNITWPLESEEPQLAYPYSGDDMVKTAVILIGALLILGFMITAAKRMSLFIERNEDPPSPDDPGVSPLCSCQITKSCEVDVADIELEQIVGHGNFATVWKGKYQGSVVAVKVFPEGWKHKFTAEKEIYELPLMKHAGIVRFLGTGRKPDGDNWLIVLQYAEYGTLHPFLRDNTSNWMSSLKLCQSLSQGLAYLHSDIRRHDVHKPYVAHRDLSSSNVLVKADGTCALCDFECSTILRPTSGHCYRKSDTANMEGHAQLGTLRYMSPEVLEGSVNLKNTWSLMQADMYALALLLWEIWMRCSDLFKVVPKRLLPYESELGANVTKESLILYVCHMEKRPTVPQHWELLPQGPDLEEILTDSWDVEPDARLTAHCVADRLVSLQSRYSI; encoded by the exons aatgcatctgtgtatgtgtctccAGTCAGTCTTTTCCTCAGAAGAGACGGTGTGTCTTCCAAGTGATTCCCCagaacaacaaatacacaactGTTGGCAATGTAAGCGGGTCGGTGCAGCTCTGCGAGAACACCGAATGCTGTGTGGGCTATTATGCGGTCATCGATGGCCAGCTAAAGGCCGAGGTTCTTG CTTGTGATATAGTTGAAAAGTCTTGCCCAGATGCGACCTGCAAGGCACAAATGCGCGACAAAGGTCGCTTCATTAAGTGTGCGTGCAACACAGACCTCTGCAACAGCAACATCACCTGGCCCCTGGAGTCAGAAGAGCCTCAACTCGCCTACCCGTATTCTGGAg atgACATGGTGAAAACTGCTGTAATTCTGATTGGAGCTTTGCTTATCCTGGGCTTCATGATCACTGCGGCCAAACGGATGAGCCTCTTTATAGAAAGAA aTGAGGATCCACCCTCCCCTGATGATCCTGGTGTCTCACCGCTGTGTTCCTGCCAAATAACAAAAAGCTGTGAGGTTGACGTTGCTGACATTGAACTAGAGCAG ATTGTGGGCCATGGGAATTTTGCAACTGTCTGGAAGGGAAAATACCAGGGATCCGTGGTGGCAGTGAAAGTTTTCCCTGAAGGCTGGAAACATAAATTTACTGCAGAGAAGGAGATTTATGAGCTACCGCTAATGAAGCATGCTGGGATTGTCCGTTTCCTGGGCACTGGGAGGAAACCGGATGGAGACAATTGGCTTATTGTCCTGCAATATGCTGAATAT GGTACTCTCCACCCTTTTCTGCGTGACAACACCAGCAACTGGATGTCGTCGCTGAAGTTGTGCCAGTCTTTATCGCAGGGGCTCGCCTATCTCCACTCTGACATCCGCAGACATG ATGTGCATAAACCTTATGTGGCCCACAGAGACTTGAGCAGCTCCAATGTGCTTGTGAAAGCCGACGGTACCTGTGCCCTGTGTGATTTCGAATGCTCCACCATCCTGCGTCCTACTTCAGGACATTGCTACAGGAAGAGCGACACAGCGAACATGGAG GGTCATGCTCAGCTGGGCACACTGCGCTACATGTCCCCCGAGGTCCTGGAAGGCTCTGTAAACCTGAAAAACACCTGGTCTCTTATGCAGGCAGACATGTATGCCTTGGCACTTCTGCTGTGGGAGATCTGGATGCGCTGCTCGGatttatttaaag TTGTTCCAAAGCGTCTGTTGCCTTACGAATCTGAGCTGGGAGCCAATGTAACCAAGGAGAGCCTCATCCTGTACGTGTGTCACATGGAGAAGAGACCCACCGTACCTCAACACTGGGAACTGCTGCCACAG GGACCTGATCTGGAGGAGATCCTGACGGACAGTTGGGATGTTGAGCCGGACGCCCGACTGACTGCTCACTGCGTTGCGGACAGATTGGTCTCTCTTCAGTCTCGTTACTCgatatga